In the genome of Calothrix sp. PCC 6303, the window TCTCTTCTGATTTCGTAAAAAATCAGACACCTTTGTGTGACTCAGCAAAAAAACAGTGTGTCATTTTTGCTGTTGATAAGTATTCTCAAGACAAAAGTTTACAAACAAATCAAATTCCCCGTGGGCACGTAATATGCCAATGCTATGATTTAGCAATCAGGTTTTAGATTTGCTCTACTGTATTCTTATCCGCATTTATACTTAAGTATTTACCGTAACTTGATGCCTGTAGCAGTTTCAAATATAAAAGCACTACATTTGTGTCAATGTTTTGCCTCACAGTCAATATATCTGTGAAAGAATAGTTTGAGGGTGTATGAGTAGTTAATCGCTGATCTGTATCTAGGTGATAAATTTAGCCGTTACATGTCTGTAGTCGGATTAAGGATCAAGTGGATTAAATTTTAATCGGCAATGCTGGTATAGATTGGAAACGTATAAGACATTCGTTTAAGTGTTATTTCCAGGTTATTGCATTTGATAGAGTGTGTAAATAAATAAAGACATCATACTTAAATTATTTTTTGAGAAATATGCCAGAAGAACCTATATCTACCTTAACTAAAAAATATGTGTCTGCAACCGATCCGCAATCGAGCAAATCAACGAAGTACACATCAAATCACTTAGCGCGGCAATCAAGACTTTTAGGACGTTTAAGTCATCTGTTGACTGGGATTGTAGTTTTTACTTCAGGTTTGGTGATGGCTTCAAATTGGCGATTGACAGAGGTGACAGAAAATCAGGCACAGTCGGCATTTTACCAGTTTCGCGGTTCTTTGGCACCCCCAAAGGAAATTTTGATTTTGGCGATTGATGATGAGTCTATTTCCACTTCGGCACTATCTTATAACACGGATCCTGTACGGTATCATTATTTAGAGCCATTGAAAACTTTTCCATTTTATCGGGCAGGATATGCTCAAATCATAGATAAATTAATGAAGGCTGGAGCGCGTTCCGTTGCTTTAAATGTTGTTTTTGATGTACCTAGTAGCTATGGCGAAGAAGATGATAAGAAGTTACAAGCGACACTAAAACGTTATGGCAACCGAGTGACTTTAGCTGGACTTTATCAGGAGTCTGATACAGATTATTGGAAAAAAGTTGAGTTAAGGCAACCCCTGGAAAGGTTTAGTAATCAAGAGGTGGCAATTGGTTCGGTAAATTTTTTGTTGGAAGATGATGGCAAAATTCATAAACTGGGATCGGCTTATAATAACTCCTTGCTTGAAGATGGGACGCTGACGGCAAAAATTCCATCTTTTGCAGAGGCAACCTTAGCATCAGCCCAATTTAACTACCCACAACCTCAAGGCGATCGCATTTATTATCGAGGTACTGCTAATACGTTTAAGACAATACCATTGTGGTATGTCCTAGAACCCGCATATTGGAACAATAATTTACAACAAGGCAGAATTTTTAAAGACAAAATTGTCCTAGTTGGTGCAACTGCACAGCTTGCGAATGATTTCCACCCGGTTGCCGTAAACTGGTTATATCCTCAACGGATGGCAGGAGTAGAGATTCATGCCAATGCGATCGCGTCTTTGATGCAGGGTAATACAGTTGCCATTGCTATCCCTAATAAATATGGGCAAGCTTTATTTGTCATGCTGTTAGTAGGGGGCTGTGGGTTCCTCATCACCAGAAACAAACACGGCAAAATTCGCCTTTTTTCCAGCTTATCCCTGGCGCTTATCTGGGGAGGTATCAGTTATATATTATTTATTACCAGCCATTTGTTTTTTCCCACCGCTATTCCTATCGCGGCAATAGTTGCAATCGGACTTTTCTATTTTGGTACCGAAATCTATATTGAACGGATGCGAAAAATCCAACTAGTCGATATCCTGAAGCGAAATCCCTCTTCCCGTCTAGCCCAAGAAATTATCAGTCAGCAAGAAGACTTACAAGACTTGATTGCACAGCGTGAAATTGCTATATTCGGCAAAGTTCTGGATGGACGCTACCGGATAGTCAAAGTTCTTGGTTCTGGTGGGTTTAGCGAAACCTATATTGCTGAAGATATTAGACTTCCCGGTAATCCTCGATGCGTTGTCAAACAACTGAAACCAGCAAATACTGAACCGAAGCAATTAGAAGTCGCTAGACGCTTATTTAATTCTGAAGCTCAAACTTTACAGATTTTAGGCAGTCATCCTCAAATTCCCCAGCTACTGGCATTTTTTGAGGAAGAAGAAGAATTTTATTTGGTACAGGAATTAATCCAGGGTAATGCCTTAAATAAAGAACTATCAGGAAAATGCATTGACGAAATGACCGTCATCGATATATTCAAAGATTTATTACAAATATTGACATTCGTCCATCAACATGGCGTTATTCACCGAGATATCAAGCCTAGTAACATCATTGTTCGCAAGAGCGATCGCAAACTCGTATTAATCGACTTTGGTGCAGTCAAACAAGTTTCTACTACAATCGTCAAAACCTCCCAAGATTCTGAATACACCGATAGTTCCGACCAAACAGCTTTAACGGTAGGTATAGGAACTAAAGGCTACGCACCCAGAGAACAATGTTTTGGCAGACCCGAATACAGTAGTGATATCTATGCAGTGGGAATGATTGGGATCAAAGCTTTGACTGGTATTCCTCCCCATGAACTTGAACGCGATGAAGATGGTGAGGTTCAGTGGCTAGATAAGTTGAAAATTAGTCAAGGTTTGGCAGCAATTATTAACAAAATGGTTTTAGATCGTCATCAGCAGCGTTATCAATCAGCGGCTGAGGTTCTTCAGGCAGTTGATATTTTAATTGCATCGGGACATATTCAAACAACTCAATCTAGCGATATGGCTATAACTTTGTTATCTCCCGATGAATCTGATATACCCACCACGCCTTGGGATTTGGAAGAGTAATAACTTATGCAAAGACTACAGATTTACGTCATTGCGTAGCTTGCATCTTCGTAAGGAAGCAATCTCAAAGTCTAGTTTTTCCGTTACGATTGCGTAAGTCCTAAGATTAAGTAACAGATTCAAAGCAAGAGTTTCTTGCTTTCTTTTGTAATTGCCAATTGGTATTAGGTACTTGGTAAATCCCGTGGATCGGGTTTAGGAGTTTCCGGTTTCGGAGTCTCAGGTTTTGGAGTTTCGTTCCTAGGATGCTCGTTTTCAGGAGGTTTCACTTCTACAGGAGGTTTCACTTCTACAGGAGGTTTCACTTCTACAGGAGGTTTCACTTCTACAGGAGGCTTAACTTCTACAGGAGGTTTCACTTCTACAGGAGGCTTAACTTCTACAGGAGGCTTAACTTCTACAGGAGGCTTAACTTCTACAGGAGGCTTAACTTCTACAGGAGGCTTAACTTCTACAGGAGGCTTAACTTCTACAGGAGGCTTAACTTCTACAGGAGGCTTAACTTCTACAGGAGGCTTAACTTCTACAGGAGGTTTCACTTCTACAGGAGGCTTAACTTCTACAGGAGGCTTAACTTCTACAGGAGGCTTAACTTCTACAGGAGGTTTCACTTCTACAGGAGGTTTCACTTCTACAGGAGGTTTCACTTCTACAGGAGGCTTAACTTCTACAGGAGGTTTCACTTCTACAGGAGGCTTAACTTCTACAGGAGGTTTTATTTGATCATCAATTTGCCCTTTCCCATTCACTAACTGACTAGATTGCAAGCTAGATTGATCCAGTAACGAGTCCACTGGAGGATTTGCTCTAGCGCTAGCGTTAGTGTCTGAAGATGTGGAAGTTAATTGTAAAAAACCGGGGTTTTGAATTGTTCCGGCACCAGAAATAGGCGACTGCTTTAACATAGCCTCAACAGTTTCAGCCCGAACGCTGTTAATTGCAGGATCTGATGTTGTTGAACCAGGACTAACGGGACGATTTAGTTCCAAACCCCGCACCATCTCACTGGTGTCGTAAAAAGTTCGCAAGTCGAAATTATACAAACCTTCAAGCTTGCCCTTAACAACAACCATCATTTGTCCGGCTTTGAGAACTCTACCGCTAGAAGCATTCTTTTCCAAAACTTCAATGCCGCTGTTGGTCAATGCTCCCACAATCGTAGTATCGGTTGGGCGGTCATAACGAACAAACAAAGCTGACCCCCGAATTGCCGCAGCGGCACTTGGTGTTTGAATGCGGGTGCGTCCCTGACCTGGTGGAATCAGTAAAAGTACTGTGCCATTATTGAGTGTAAAGTTACGTGTTTGGGGTAAAAACCTAAATATCGCTTGTTCCCCGACTCGCGCTAATGAGCCATCATTGAAGCGAAGGTCTGCTAGTGAAGAACGACCAGTTGATAAACCGTCTCCTGGTGTCATTGCATCCGCGCGACGAGCTTTCCGCTTCGGTTGCTTATTAGGCATTAATTGCACTAGATTTCGGAGTTCCTGGATGGTAGCTCTTGTTAGCGGCGTTTGTGCGTTGGCTTTGCCCGCTGTAGGCATCGCTTGATCATACAAAAGCGCTGTGAATCCAGAAAAACCAATCACCAGTAGGGGAAATAACTTACGATACATTGGGTTATAGCCTCGGCAAATTTTACTCACACTCAAACATTTTCAAAATTAGGGTCTTTTCTGCGATCGCTGATGCAGCTAAGTACTCGGTAACGTACTTGGATCGACTTGTCCCCCAGGACTTCCAGTATCTCCTGGATTTCCATTACCTCCGGAATTTCCAGGATTTCCACCATCTGTTCCGATGGAACCACCTCCGGAATTTCCAGGATTTCCGCCACCTGTTCCGATGGAACCACCTCCAGAATTTCCAGGATTTCCACCACCTGTTCCGATGGAACCACCTCCAGAATTCCCAGGATTTCCGCCACCTGTTCCGATGGAACCACCTCCAGAATTTCCAGGATTTCCACCACCTGTTCCGATGGAACCACCTCCGGAATTTCCAGGATTTCCACCACCTGTTCCGATGGAACCACCTCCGGAATTTCCAGGATTTCCACCATCTGTTCCGATGGAACCACCTCCGGAATTTCCAGGATTTCCACCACCTGTTCCGATGGAACCACCTCCGGAATTTCCAGGATTTCCACCACCTGTTCCGATGGAACCACCTCCGGAATTTCCAGGATTTCCACCACCTGTTCCGATGGAACCACCTCCGGAATTTCCAGGATTTCCGCCACCTGTTCCGATGGAACCACCTCCAGAATTTCCAACGTTAACTACGCTAGTTAAATCTCCACTAGCAGTATTAGAATTATTATTTTCTTGTAGCTGACTAGATTGTAAAACTGAGTTGTCCTGTAACGATTCCACTGAATAACCGGGTCTAACGTTAGTGTTAGTATTTCTGGAAGTATTAGAAGTTAATTGTAAAAAACCGGGGTTTTGAATTGTTCCGGCACCAGAAATAGGCGACTGCTTTAACATAGCCTCAACAGTTTCAGCCCGAACGCTATTAATTGCGGGATCTAATGTTGTTGAACCAGCACTAACGGGACGATTTAGTTCCAAACCCCGCACCATCTCACTGGTGTCGTAAAAAGTTCGCAAGTCGAAATTATATAAACCTTCAAACTTACCTTTAACAACAACCATCATTTGTCCGGCTTTGAGAACTCTACCGCTAGAAGCATTCTTTTCCAAAACCTCAATGCCGCTGTTGGTCAATGCTCCCACAATCGTAGTATCGGTTGGGCGGTCATAACGAACAAACAAAGCTGACCCCCGAATTGCCGCAGCGGCACTTGGTGTTTGAATGCGGGTGCGTCCCTGCCCTGGTGGAATCAGTAAAAGTACTGTGCCGTTATTGAGTGTAAAGTTACGTGTTTGGGGTAAAAACCTAAATATCGCTTGTTCCCCGACTCGCGCTAATGAGCCATCATTGAAGCGAAGGTCTGCTAGTGAAGAGCGACCAGTTGATAAACCGTCTCCTGGTGTCATTGCATCCGCGCGACGAGCTTTCCGTTTTGGTTGCTTATTAGGCATTAATTGCACTAGATTTCGGAGTTCCTGGATGGTAGCTCTTGTTAGCGGCGTTTGTGCGTTGGCTTTGCCCGCTGTAGGCATCGCTTGATCACACAAAAGCGCTGTAAATCCAGAAAAACCAATCACCAGTAGGGGAAATAACTTACGATACATTGAGTTATAGCCTCGGCAAATTTTACTCACACTCAAACATTTTTAAAATCAGTGTCTTTTCTCTAATTTGATTATGTTAACTGTTATGAAAACTTCTTCTACGTATTCTTTCTGAAAATAATGCTAAAAATACAAATACAAAACACTCATACATCCTATATATACACTGTGCAATTCAGTTTTAGCAACCTTTATGTAGGTATAGATAAATTCATCTGCTAAAGTACACTTTATTGACTAATGAGATAGATACTTAAGTACATGTATTATGGACTATGAAACGATAATTTGTTTAGGATTTAGTATTGATTAAATCGGAACTTCGGAACAATCGTGCAAGTCTAAATTTTCAAAAAAATACGGCAGATGGAACTTAAAAATCGAAACTTTTTCTTATTTTGGATTTTACTTGTTTTGGGTCATACAGGCTGGTTTTTGATTGAGTCTAATAAAACACGGGCTGCGAACTCTAGTCAAGGACACAAAATAAATGAATCAATGTCAAATATATCACATTCTGTAGTCAATTTGACTACTGGAGAGGCATCTAATTTGACTGATCAACAATTAGATAAGTTTCCGAGTGAAGGCACCAATACTGATGAATCTCTTAACAAAAACTCTTTTGCTTATTCAAGTTATCAGGTAAAACGAGCCGAGCAAAGCCAGTACAATTCGCAATTAATACCCAGGGTTAAATCAGGCGGATTGAACCAGGCAAAGTTCCTAAGTTATTCATCCATAAACAAATTTAGTGACCAGAGGAATAACTTAGCATTTCCTAATCATACTCAAAAACTATCAAATTTTATAACAGTACAGCAAGTTACTACACCTGATAGTAATAATAATCCGGTAAAACCTGCACAGCCCAACAATCCACCACCTACTGATGCTAAACCTTCAGATCCACCACAATTGGAGGGAAGACCGAATGATTCACCGCTTCCAGCACCTGCACCAATTGAGCAACGCTTAGAAAAGCCTTCAGAAAATTATCCTCAGCGGATAGAACGACTACTGCAAATATTGGGAACACCTACAGAAACGCAGACAGAAGCAGAGCCAGGGAAAAATACTGAGTTAGGTGTGATTATTGCCAGACAAGAAGCAATTGAGCAACAACCATTACCCCAACAACCTCCTACTTTCAGACCTATTGGTTATGTATCGGGACATGTTAGCTATTTTCTGACAGATAACTTGTTTTCATCTTCGGTTGATCCGATTCAAGATGGTTTAATTTTTAGTGGATTGACTTTAGCAACTGCACCAATTGAATTATCACCCAAAACCTATTTGAGTGGTTCAGTAGATGGTAATTTGGTTAAGTATATCGACCAATCAGAGTTTAACTACAATCAAATTCAAGTAAATGTTAACTTGTACCACCAAATTACGTCACGGATGTATGGCGAAGTTGGTTGGAGTAACCAGCAATTATTTTATGCTAGGGATAGCGATCGCTATGATTTTTCGTCTGGAGATCGCTTTTTAAATGAGAATGCTTGGCATTTATCGTTAGGTAGACGTGATCCACTATCAAAAAAGCTAATGTTTGATAGTTACTATGAACTACGCTGGAGTTTAACTGGTCCCCCAGAAAAGCGCGATCGCTTAATCAATTCTTTGTGGTTATCGTTAAATTACTATTTGCAAAAACCTCTACAGGTTGGTTTAAATTACCAGTTCAATCTATCAAGCTTTACTCAACGCGATCGCCAAGACATATCGCACCGTATATACAGTCATCTTAACTATCGCCTATCTGATACAAATAGCATGAGCGCCCAAGCTGGTGTCTCTTTGGGTAACTCCACCGAAAGTAGTATTGATTTCGATGGTTGGTTCTTCAGTATTAATTACAACGTGGATTTGGGTAGGTTTTGATATAGGTGGAGTCGTGGTTTAATATAGATATAATCTGGAACCAACAATCGGGTGACAGTGGCAGAGAATTATATAAAACTATAAACCTAAGGAACTCCCCAACTTTAGCAATGATCACAAAGCTAGATCAACAGCTAGGGATCCCTGCTAAAACAATAAGCATATTTGCCCGTCGAGAGAATTACGCGATCGCGTTTGTAATCTTTTACCGAAAACTCCCTCAAACTTCACGTCAATCCACTTAGATAACTCCACAAAAAAGATGACCCAATATTGTGGGATAGGCAGCGTTCGATGGTTCCTAAGCCTGTCGGAACGAAGTGTACCGGAGGTAAAGTAGCGCTCACGCCGAAGTCTTGCCTGTTTTTATATTAGTAGCAGGCAAAATGCCTACAAGAAATTTTGGGCTATTTTTTATTTGGAAGTCTCTTACCAGTTAAGATCAAAGCTAAAATCCGCAATCTTGGGAGTGGGAATATGTCAAACCGGATGAAGCGCAAAACCCCCAAAAGCCAGCTTCAGCGCAAACCGATGGGTTTGCTGTTGGTAATTTTGGTTTGGAGTTTAGCTATGGGTTGGCTATTGGCTTTTGCCACTAATGTCCAAGGTGCAACTCCTACTACGGAAATCGGTACAGTTGATGTGGTACCAGCACAATACCAACTGGGACAAGAGGTATATTTAGAAAACTGTGCCACCTGCCATATTGGAATCCCACCTGCGGTTTTCCCCACCCAAACCTGGAAAAATTTACTTCAAGATAATCAACATTATGGTGTGCAAGTAAAACAACTTGTAGATCCGCCGCGAATATTAGCATGGCGTTACCTCTCCACATTTTCCCGTCCTCTGCTTGAAGATGAGCAAACACCCTATAGATTTGCCAGTTCGCGTTATTTTAAAGCTTTACACCCCAAAATCAAACTTCCCAATCCCATCCAAGTTAGTTCCTGTATTAGTTGTCATCCAGGTGCAAATGATTTTAATTTCCGTCGGTTAACTGCTGAGTGGGAATAGAACAAGGGGCTTTCTAGTAGGGGGAGTAAGTCCTTCCCATCTGAGTGAAGCGAAGCATTGCTCCCTGCTCCACGTTCGGTTTTTCACCCCAAATAACTCCCGAATTCTCAACTACGGATATCGCTACATCAATGGTGCCGGAGTATCTGTACAAGCTGATGAGGCAAAATGATACTATAAGGACAGTTTTAATATAATTTATGAGTTAAAACCAGCCTTCAAGAATACTTGAGTGGCTCCCGCCATTTTTGAGCTAATTTACTAGTTGCACAGCCGTTGACAGCTACGAATGTCCCGGTTGGCATTAATGACTATAATTACATAGCCAAACTTTAAATCCCTCTCTTCCTCATTTTAGTTAAATAACTGCCATGCTAAAAGCTTTGTTGGGCGACCCCAACGCTCGTAAACTTAAAAAATATCAACCTTCCATCAACGACATTAATCTTTTTGAAGAAGAGATTAAAGCTCTTTCAGATGAAGAACTCAAGGGTAAGACACTAGAGTTTAAACAACGTCTCGCCAAAGATGAAACCCTTGATGATATCCTGCCGGAAGCATTTGCAGTGGTAAGGGAATCAGGAAGACGCGTATTGGGGTTGCGTCACTTTGACGTGCAAATGTTGGGTGGAATTATTTTGCACACCGGGCAAATTGCCGAAATGAAAACGGGTGAAGGCAAAACCCTAGTAGCAACTTTACCAAGTTATTTGAATGCTTTAACTGGTAAAGGGGTGCATGTAATTACTGTGAACGATTACTTGGCAAGACGTGATGCTGAGTGGATGGGACAGGTACACCGATTTTTGGGTTTGAGTGTGGGGTTGATTCAGCAAAGTATGACCCCCCAAGAACGACGGAAAAATTACGATTGTGATATTACATACGTCACCAATAGTGAGATTGGTTTCGACTATCTCCGAGATAATATGGCAACTTCAATTACGGATGTGGTGCAGCGTCCGTTCAATTACTGTGTAATTGATGAAGTTGATTCCATTTTAATCGATGAAGCCCGGACACCGCTGATTATTTCGGGTCAGGTGGAGCGTCCGACAGAGAAGTATGTAAGAGCATCTCAAATCGCTTCAGCATTACAAATAGATGAACATTACGAAGTTGACGAAAAGGCTCGAAATGTGCTGCTGAGTGATGAAGGCTTTGCAGAAGCTGAAAAACTCCTAGAAGTAACAGATTTATTCGATCCAGAGGAACCTTGGGCGCATTTTATTTTTAATGCCCTCA includes:
- a CDS encoding serine/threonine-protein kinase, which encodes MPEEPISTLTKKYVSATDPQSSKSTKYTSNHLARQSRLLGRLSHLLTGIVVFTSGLVMASNWRLTEVTENQAQSAFYQFRGSLAPPKEILILAIDDESISTSALSYNTDPVRYHYLEPLKTFPFYRAGYAQIIDKLMKAGARSVALNVVFDVPSSYGEEDDKKLQATLKRYGNRVTLAGLYQESDTDYWKKVELRQPLERFSNQEVAIGSVNFLLEDDGKIHKLGSAYNNSLLEDGTLTAKIPSFAEATLASAQFNYPQPQGDRIYYRGTANTFKTIPLWYVLEPAYWNNNLQQGRIFKDKIVLVGATAQLANDFHPVAVNWLYPQRMAGVEIHANAIASLMQGNTVAIAIPNKYGQALFVMLLVGGCGFLITRNKHGKIRLFSSLSLALIWGGISYILFITSHLFFPTAIPIAAIVAIGLFYFGTEIYIERMRKIQLVDILKRNPSSRLAQEIISQQEDLQDLIAQREIAIFGKVLDGRYRIVKVLGSGGFSETYIAEDIRLPGNPRCVVKQLKPANTEPKQLEVARRLFNSEAQTLQILGSHPQIPQLLAFFEEEEEFYLVQELIQGNALNKELSGKCIDEMTVIDIFKDLLQILTFVHQHGVIHRDIKPSNIIVRKSDRKLVLIDFGAVKQVSTTIVKTSQDSEYTDSSDQTALTVGIGTKGYAPREQCFGRPEYSSDIYAVGMIGIKALTGIPPHELERDEDGEVQWLDKLKISQGLAAIINKMVLDRHQQRYQSAAEVLQAVDILIASGHIQTTQSSDMAITLLSPDESDIPTTPWDLEE
- a CDS encoding FecR family protein, whose protein sequence is MYRKLFPLLVIGFSGFTALLYDQAMPTAGKANAQTPLTRATIQELRNLVQLMPNKQPKRKARRADAMTPGDGLSTGRSSLADLRFNDGSLARVGEQAIFRFLPQTRNFTLNNGTVLLLIPPGQGRTRIQTPSAAAAIRGSALFVRYDRPTDTTIVGALTNSGIEVLEKNASSGRVLKAGQMMVVVKGKLEGLYNFDLRTFYDTSEMVRGLELNRPVSPGSTTSDPAINSVRAETVEAMLKQSPISGAGTIQNPGFLQLTSTSSDTNASARANPPVDSLLDQSSLQSSQLVNGKGQIDDQIKPPVEVKPPVEVKPPVEVKPPVEVKPPVEVKPPVEVKPPVEVKPPVEVKPPVEVKPPVEVKPPVEVKPPVEVKPPVEVKPPVEVKPPVEVKPPVEVKPPVEVKPPVEVKPPVEVKPPVEVKPPVEVKPPVEVKPPVEVKPPVEVKPPVEVKPPENEHPRNETPKPETPKPETPKPDPRDLPST
- a CDS encoding FecR family protein, which codes for MYRKLFPLLVIGFSGFTALLCDQAMPTAGKANAQTPLTRATIQELRNLVQLMPNKQPKRKARRADAMTPGDGLSTGRSSLADLRFNDGSLARVGEQAIFRFLPQTRNFTLNNGTVLLLIPPGQGRTRIQTPSAAAAIRGSALFVRYDRPTDTTIVGALTNSGIEVLEKNASSGRVLKAGQMMVVVKGKFEGLYNFDLRTFYDTSEMVRGLELNRPVSAGSTTLDPAINSVRAETVEAMLKQSPISGAGTIQNPGFLQLTSNTSRNTNTNVRPGYSVESLQDNSVLQSSQLQENNNSNTASGDLTSVVNVGNSGGGSIGTGGGNPGNSGGGSIGTGGGNPGNSGGGSIGTGGGNPGNSGGGSIGTGGGNPGNSGGGSIGTDGGNPGNSGGGSIGTGGGNPGNSGGGSIGTGGGNPGNSGGGSIGTGGGNPGNSGGGSIGTGGGNPGNSGGGSIGTGGGNPGNSGGGSIGTDGGNPGNSGGNGNPGDTGSPGGQVDPSTLPST
- a CDS encoding diheme cytochrome C; this encodes MSNRMKRKTPKSQLQRKPMGLLLVILVWSLAMGWLLAFATNVQGATPTTEIGTVDVVPAQYQLGQEVYLENCATCHIGIPPAVFPTQTWKNLLQDNQHYGVQVKQLVDPPRILAWRYLSTFSRPLLEDEQTPYRFASSRYFKALHPKIKLPNPIQVSSCISCHPGANDFNFRRLTAEWE